A genomic segment from Klebsiella africana encodes:
- a CDS encoding alanine/ornithine racemase family PLP-dependent enzyme — MYMPTLKINLRKLEENARTEKALLASSGIDVMAVNKVFDGCVETAQAVFDGGIHVIAESRTYNLKKIREIGCTTCLLRSPCLSEIEDVVRYADISLNSEPAVLRALSEEARRQGKTHQVLLMVDMGDLREGIWFSEYQKILDTINLIKTLPCLDLYGLGTNFNCYGTVLPTVKNGEDFLALASRLERDSGLTIRRLSAGNCTSYHLLDKGIWPKGLNHLRIGGLHEFGIEYVEMKYLNEFHHSGKPVEKACSDMYVLEAEIIELNSKPTVPVGELGVDAFLQSKTFTDNGIRKRALLAFGRQDVPSDNCVPCHDSITILGQTSDHTLVDIEDCPLPLQVGDVVSFELDYTGLLMACQTKGVAMRFIR; from the coding sequence ATGTATATGCCAACGCTCAAAATAAATTTACGCAAACTTGAAGAAAATGCGCGTACTGAGAAAGCTTTGTTAGCCAGCAGCGGTATTGACGTTATGGCGGTCAATAAAGTCTTTGATGGTTGTGTGGAAACCGCACAGGCAGTTTTTGATGGCGGAATTCATGTTATTGCCGAATCACGGACTTATAACTTGAAAAAAATCCGGGAGATCGGTTGTACGACTTGTTTACTTCGTAGTCCTTGCCTGAGTGAAATTGAAGATGTCGTTCGCTATGCAGATATTAGTTTAAATAGCGAGCCAGCGGTGTTGCGCGCATTATCAGAAGAGGCTCGTCGCCAGGGAAAAACGCACCAGGTTTTACTGATGGTGGACATGGGCGATTTACGTGAGGGCATTTGGTTTAGTGAATATCAAAAAATCCTCGATACCATTAACCTTATCAAAACGTTGCCTTGTCTCGATCTGTATGGTCTCGGCACTAATTTCAACTGCTATGGCACCGTTCTGCCAACGGTAAAAAATGGCGAAGATTTCCTGGCTCTGGCTTCTCGACTGGAACGAGACAGCGGCTTGACGATTCGTCGCTTATCTGCGGGTAATTGTACCAGCTATCACCTGCTGGATAAGGGCATTTGGCCGAAAGGGCTGAACCATCTGCGCATTGGTGGGCTACATGAATTTGGTATCGAATATGTAGAGATGAAGTATCTCAATGAATTTCACCACTCCGGAAAACCGGTAGAGAAAGCGTGCTCGGATATGTATGTGCTGGAGGCCGAGATTATCGAGTTAAACAGCAAACCGACGGTTCCAGTCGGCGAGCTGGGAGTGGATGCATTTTTGCAGAGCAAAACCTTTACTGATAATGGCATCCGTAAGCGCGCATTACTGGCATTTGGTCGCCAGGATGTCCCGTCTGATAACTGTGTGCCATGCCATGACAGTATCACCATTCTGGGTCAGACCAGCGATCATACCCTGGTGGATATCGAAGATTGCCCATTACCGTTGCAGGTGGGGGATGTGGTGAGCTTTGAGCTTGATTACACCGGGCTTTTGATGGCTTGCCAGACCAAAGGCGTTGCCATGCGATTTATTCGATAA
- the folX gene encoding dihydroneopterin triphosphate 2'-epimerase, with amino-acid sequence MSQPDAIIRIKNLRLRTFIGIKEEEIANRQDVVVNVAIHYPADKARDSEDINDALNYRTITKRIISHLENGRFSLLEKLTQDVLNIACEHHWVTYAEVEIDKLHALRYADSVSMTMSWRR; translated from the coding sequence ATGTCTCAACCAGACGCCATTATTCGTATTAAGAACCTGCGCCTGCGTACTTTTATTGGTATTAAAGAGGAAGAGATCGCCAACCGCCAGGATGTGGTGGTGAATGTGGCGATTCACTACCCCGCCGACAAGGCGCGTGATAGCGAAGACATCAATGATGCGCTGAATTACCGCACCATCACCAAGCGTATCATCAGCCATCTGGAAAATGGTCGTTTCTCACTGCTGGAAAAATTAACTCAGGATGTGCTGAATATCGCATGCGAACATCACTGGGTCACATATGCTGAAGTGGAGATCGATAAACTTCATGCGCTGCGCTATGCCGACTCGGTGTCGATGACCATGAGCTGGCGGCGCTAA
- the hisM gene encoding histidine ABC transporter permease HisM, which produces MIEIIQEYWKSLLWTDGYRFTGVAITLWLLISSVVMGGILAVFLAIGRVSSNKFIQFPIWLFTYIFRGTPLYVQLLVFYSGMYTLEIVKGTELLNAFFRSGLNCTVLALTLNTCAYTTEIFAGAIRSVPAGEIEAARAYGFSSVKLYRCIILPSALRIALPAYSNEVILMLHSTALAFTATVPDLLKIARDINSATYQPFTAFGIAAVLYLIISYVLISLFRKAEKRWLQHIKPSSTH; this is translated from the coding sequence GTGATTGAAATTATTCAGGAGTACTGGAAGTCGCTGCTGTGGACCGACGGCTATCGCTTTACCGGCGTGGCGATTACTTTATGGTTGCTGATCTCTTCGGTGGTGATGGGCGGCATCCTGGCGGTGTTTCTGGCTATCGGCCGCGTCTCAAGCAATAAGTTTATCCAGTTTCCCATCTGGCTGTTCACGTACATATTTCGCGGCACGCCGCTGTATGTGCAGCTGCTGGTTTTCTACTCCGGCATGTACACCCTGGAAATTGTTAAAGGTACGGAACTGCTGAACGCCTTTTTCCGCAGCGGGCTTAACTGTACGGTGCTGGCGTTGACCCTCAACACTTGCGCCTATACCACCGAAATTTTCGCCGGCGCGATCCGCTCGGTACCAGCAGGCGAAATTGAAGCGGCGCGGGCCTACGGCTTCTCTTCCGTCAAACTGTATCGCTGCATTATTCTGCCTTCCGCTCTGCGGATTGCGCTGCCGGCCTATAGTAACGAAGTGATCCTCATGCTGCACTCAACCGCGCTGGCCTTTACCGCCACGGTGCCAGATCTGCTGAAAATCGCCCGCGATATTAACTCGGCCACCTATCAGCCGTTCACCGCCTTTGGCATCGCCGCGGTGCTCTATTTAATTATCTCGTATGTGCTGATTAGCTTGTTCCGCAAAGCGGAAAAGCGTTGGTTGCAGCATATCAAACCTTCTTCGACGCATTGA
- a CDS encoding histidine ABC transporter permease HisQ, producing the protein MLYGFSQVIFQGALVTLELALSSVVLAVLIGLAGAGAKLSSNRPLALVFEGYTTLIRGVPDLVLMLLIFYGLQIALNSVTDALGMAQFDIDPMIAGIITLGFIYGAYFTETFRGAYLAVPKGHIEAATAFGFSSGQTFRRILFPAMMRYALPGIGNNWQVILKATALVSLLGLEDVVKATQLAGKSTWQPFYFAIVCGLIYLVFTTLSNGVLLLLERRYTVGVKRADL; encoded by the coding sequence ATGCTGTATGGGTTTTCACAGGTTATTTTTCAGGGGGCGCTCGTCACCCTGGAGCTTGCGCTCAGCTCGGTCGTTCTCGCCGTCCTGATCGGGCTGGCAGGCGCTGGCGCAAAGCTATCGAGCAACCGTCCACTGGCGCTGGTATTTGAAGGCTATACCACTCTGATCCGCGGCGTGCCCGATCTGGTGCTGATGCTACTGATTTTCTACGGTCTGCAAATTGCGCTGAACAGCGTCACCGACGCGCTGGGCATGGCGCAGTTTGATATCGACCCGATGATCGCCGGGATTATTACCCTCGGCTTTATCTATGGCGCCTATTTTACGGAAACTTTTCGTGGCGCCTACCTTGCGGTGCCGAAGGGGCATATCGAAGCGGCTACCGCCTTTGGATTTAGCAGCGGGCAGACGTTCCGGCGTATTCTTTTCCCGGCGATGATGCGCTACGCCCTGCCGGGGATAGGCAACAACTGGCAGGTTATCCTCAAGGCGACGGCGCTGGTCTCGCTGCTGGGGCTGGAGGATGTGGTCAAAGCCACGCAGTTGGCGGGGAAAAGCACCTGGCAGCCGTTTTATTTCGCCATCGTCTGCGGCCTGATTTATCTGGTGTTTACCACCCTTTCTAATGGCGTACTGCTGCTGCTCGAACGCCGCTATACCGTTGGCGTGAAGAGGGCTGACCTGTGA
- a CDS encoding TIGR01777 family oxidoreductase — MKILLTGGTGLIGRHLIPKLLELGHSVTVSTRHPDTARARLDPRVTLWRDFEGHHHLNDMDAVINLAGEPIADKRWSAEQKQRLCHSRWDLTQRLVGLIHASDTPPSVLISGSATGYYGDLGEVVVTEEEPPHNEFTHKLCARWEQIACEAQSERTRVCLLRTGVVLAPRGGILGKMTPAFKLGLGGPIGSGRQYLSWIHIDDMVNGILWLLDNDLRGPFNMVSPYPVHNEQFAHALGHALHRPAIFRVPAAAIRLLMGESAVLVLGGQRALPKRLEAAGFAFRWYDLDDALKDVLS, encoded by the coding sequence ATGAAGATTCTGCTTACGGGTGGTACTGGCCTGATTGGCCGACATCTAATACCCAAATTGCTGGAGCTCGGGCATAGCGTCACGGTCTCCACCCGACACCCGGATACCGCACGTGCCCGCCTCGATCCGCGCGTCACTCTGTGGCGTGATTTCGAGGGCCATCACCACCTCAATGACATGGATGCCGTCATCAATCTGGCGGGTGAACCCATTGCTGATAAACGCTGGTCGGCCGAACAGAAACAGCGCTTATGCCATAGCCGCTGGGATCTTACTCAACGGTTGGTGGGCCTGATCCACGCCAGCGACACCCCGCCTTCCGTGCTGATCAGCGGTTCGGCCACCGGCTATTATGGCGACCTCGGCGAGGTGGTGGTCACCGAAGAAGAACCACCGCATAACGAGTTTACCCATAAGCTGTGCGCCCGTTGGGAACAAATTGCCTGCGAAGCGCAAAGCGAGCGCACCCGCGTTTGCCTGCTGCGAACCGGTGTGGTACTGGCCCCGCGAGGCGGTATTCTTGGCAAAATGACGCCTGCCTTTAAGCTCGGCCTCGGTGGGCCTATCGGCAGCGGCAGACAGTATCTGTCCTGGATCCATATCGACGATATGGTTAACGGCATCCTGTGGCTGCTGGATAACGATCTGCGCGGCCCGTTCAATATGGTTTCGCCCTATCCGGTACATAACGAACAGTTTGCCCACGCGCTCGGTCACGCGCTTCATCGACCGGCGATTTTCCGCGTCCCCGCCGCCGCTATCCGCCTGCTGATGGGGGAATCCGCCGTCCTGGTACTCGGCGGCCAGCGCGCGCTACCTAAACGTCTGGAGGCCGCTGGCTTCGCCTTCCGCTGGTACGATCTCGACGACGCGCTCAAGGATGTGCTGAGCTAA
- the argT gene encoding lysine/arginine/ornithine ABC transporter substrate-binding protein ArgT, with the protein MKKTILALSLLVGMSSTASVFAALPQSIRIGTDATYAPFSSKDAKGDFVGFDIDLGNELCSRIKVKCTWVGSDFDSLIPSLKAKKIDAIISSLSITEKRQQEIAFSDKLYAADSRLIAAKGSPIQPTLEALKGKHVGVLQGSTQEAYANDRWRSQGVDVVAYQNQDLIYSDLAAGRLDAALQDEVAASEGFLKQPAGKDFAFAGPSVKDKKYFGDGTGIGLRKDDVELKAAFDKALGEIRKDGTYDKMAKKYFDFNVYGD; encoded by the coding sequence ATGAAGAAGACGATTCTGGCTCTCTCTTTACTCGTGGGAATGAGCAGCACGGCCAGCGTGTTTGCTGCTCTGCCGCAGAGCATTCGCATCGGCACTGACGCGACCTATGCGCCGTTTTCGTCGAAAGACGCAAAAGGGGATTTTGTTGGCTTTGATATCGATTTAGGCAATGAGCTGTGCTCCCGTATTAAGGTGAAATGCACCTGGGTCGGCAGCGATTTTGATTCCCTGATCCCCTCTCTCAAGGCGAAGAAAATTGACGCCATCATCTCTTCCCTCTCCATCACCGAGAAACGCCAGCAAGAGATCGCCTTCTCGGACAAGCTTTATGCCGCCGACTCGCGCCTGATTGCTGCCAAAGGGTCGCCGATCCAGCCGACGCTGGAGGCGCTGAAAGGTAAGCACGTCGGGGTGCTGCAGGGTTCCACTCAGGAAGCCTATGCTAACGATCGCTGGCGCAGCCAGGGCGTTGACGTGGTGGCCTATCAGAACCAGGACCTGATCTATTCCGACCTTGCTGCTGGCCGTCTGGATGCGGCGCTGCAGGATGAAGTCGCGGCCAGCGAAGGCTTCCTGAAACAGCCCGCCGGAAAAGATTTCGCCTTTGCCGGCCCGTCGGTCAAAGATAAAAAGTACTTTGGCGACGGTACAGGGATCGGCCTGCGTAAGGACGACGTCGAGCTGAAAGCCGCGTTTGATAAAGCGTTGGGTGAGATACGTAAAGACGGGACTTACGACAAAATGGCGAAGAAATACTTCGATTTTAACGTTTACGGCGACTAA
- the hisJ gene encoding histidine ABC transporter substrate-binding protein HisJ — protein MKKLALSLSLALALSSVSTVFAAIPQKIRIGTDPTYAPFESKNAQGELVGFDIDLAKELCKRINTQCTFVENPLDALIPSLKAKKIDAIMSSLSITEKRQQEIAFTDKLYAADSRLVVKKGSPVTPDLATLKGKRVGVLQGTTQETYGNEHWAPKGIEIVSYQGQDNIYSDLTAGRIDAAFQDEVAASEGFLKQPIGKDYQFGGPSIKDEKLFGVGTGMGLRKEDNELREALNKAFAEMRKDGTYDKLAKKYFDFNVYGE, from the coding sequence ATGAAAAAACTGGCGTTGTCTCTCTCTTTAGCGCTGGCACTTTCCAGCGTTTCCACGGTCTTTGCCGCCATCCCGCAAAAAATACGTATCGGCACCGATCCGACTTATGCTCCCTTTGAATCGAAGAATGCGCAGGGGGAATTGGTTGGTTTTGATATCGATCTGGCAAAAGAACTGTGTAAGCGTATTAATACCCAATGTACCTTTGTGGAAAACCCGCTGGATGCACTGATCCCCTCCTTAAAAGCGAAGAAAATTGACGCGATTATGTCTTCCCTGTCGATTACTGAAAAGCGCCAGCAGGAAATTGCCTTCACTGACAAGCTGTATGCGGCAGATTCGCGTTTGGTAGTGAAAAAAGGTAGCCCGGTAACGCCGGACTTAGCCACCCTGAAGGGTAAGCGCGTGGGCGTGCTGCAGGGCACAACTCAGGAAACTTATGGCAATGAGCACTGGGCGCCGAAAGGTATCGAAATTGTCTCCTATCAGGGGCAGGACAATATCTATTCCGACCTGACTGCCGGCCGTATCGACGCCGCGTTCCAGGATGAGGTCGCGGCCAGCGAAGGGTTCCTGAAACAGCCTATCGGTAAAGATTATCAGTTTGGCGGCCCGTCAATCAAAGACGAGAAGCTGTTTGGCGTTGGCACCGGTATGGGGCTGCGCAAGGAAGACAACGAACTGCGTGAAGCGCTGAATAAGGCGTTTGCAGAGATGCGTAAGGACGGCACCTACGACAAGCTGGCGAAAAAATATTTCGATTTTAACGTATACGGCGAATAA
- a CDS encoding UbiX family flavin prenyltransferase: MKRLIIGISGASGAIYGVRMLQVLRDMPDIETHLILSQAARQTLAMETDYSVRDVQALADVVHDARDIAASISSGSFKTAGMVILPCSMKTLSGIVHSYTDGLLTRAADVVLKERRPLVLCVRETPFHLGHLRLLVQAAELGAVIMPPVPAFYHRPQGLDDVINQTVNRVLDQFDISLPQDLFTRWQGA; the protein is encoded by the coding sequence GTGAAACGACTGATTATTGGCATTTCCGGCGCCAGCGGCGCCATCTACGGCGTGCGGATGCTGCAGGTGCTTCGGGATATGCCGGATATTGAAACCCATCTTATCCTCAGCCAGGCGGCGCGACAGACGCTGGCCATGGAGACCGACTACTCCGTGCGCGACGTACAGGCGCTGGCTGATGTGGTCCACGACGCCCGCGATATCGCCGCCAGTATTTCATCCGGTTCGTTTAAAACCGCCGGGATGGTGATTTTACCCTGCTCTATGAAGACGCTCTCGGGCATTGTCCATAGCTATACGGATGGCCTGCTGACCCGGGCGGCGGATGTGGTACTGAAGGAGCGTCGTCCGCTGGTGCTTTGCGTGCGGGAAACGCCGTTCCATCTCGGTCATCTGCGCCTGCTGGTTCAGGCCGCGGAGTTGGGGGCGGTGATTATGCCGCCAGTGCCGGCGTTCTACCACCGGCCGCAAGGCCTGGATGATGTCATCAATCAGACCGTCAACCGGGTGCTCGATCAGTTCGACATTAGCCTGCCTCAAGACTTGTTTACCCGCTGGCAGGGGGCCTAG
- a CDS encoding APC family permease has protein sequence MSNNSSGLLGIKDIVFMNVIAILSLRQIPNVAPYGASAMLLWVIAAFCLFFPLAMVCGELSTGWPKDGGIFVWIKEAFGKRIAWIVVVCFLFSCVLFFPLMLQFGFTALGYMIGNGLAENKAFIGIGSAVIFWLLTLMNIRGMEWTKIINSVSAWCGVFIPSAILIVLAIVWLLTGHPMQTNYASASNWVPDLGHWDTIVFLSSMMFAFAGLEVAPMIAGRTRNPQRDFPRAMAVSAAVIVGIYMVGTWALNTLLPAGKTDIVAGVMQAMHAAADTLHMPWLIPVMAICMFFGALGQINSWLVGPIYMLQEASREDNLLGDKIAQLHPVWKTPAFALMVQAIIVTVLCFSTFISPSVAAAYWMLTALTTITYFIPYLVMFPAFWRLRKTQPDTPRSFKIPGKVLPAVLPALGFISIAFAVVLLFIPPSQIDMGGYFQYAGKIIGGALLAIVVAEWIYHRALKRNTRLGMVKGK, from the coding sequence ATGAGTAACAATAGTTCTGGCTTACTTGGTATTAAAGACATTGTTTTTATGAATGTCATTGCCATTCTTAGTTTGCGACAAATACCCAACGTTGCGCCTTATGGGGCTTCTGCGATGTTATTATGGGTAATTGCCGCATTTTGTCTGTTCTTTCCTCTGGCAATGGTATGTGGCGAGCTGTCCACCGGCTGGCCGAAAGACGGTGGTATTTTTGTCTGGATTAAAGAGGCGTTTGGGAAACGTATCGCCTGGATTGTGGTGGTTTGTTTCCTGTTTTCATGTGTACTGTTTTTCCCGCTGATGCTGCAATTCGGTTTTACCGCGCTGGGATATATGATTGGTAATGGTCTGGCAGAGAATAAGGCATTCATCGGCATTGGTTCGGCAGTCATCTTCTGGCTACTGACGCTGATGAATATTCGCGGTATGGAATGGACGAAAATCATCAACAGCGTCAGCGCCTGGTGTGGTGTGTTTATTCCTTCAGCGATTTTAATTGTTCTGGCGATTGTCTGGCTGCTCACCGGTCATCCGATGCAGACGAACTATGCGAGTGCCTCAAACTGGGTGCCTGATCTTGGGCACTGGGATACCATTGTCTTCCTGTCCAGTATGATGTTCGCTTTTGCCGGTCTGGAGGTCGCACCGATGATCGCCGGGCGTACCCGTAACCCGCAGCGTGATTTTCCGCGGGCGATGGCTGTTTCTGCCGCCGTCATTGTCGGGATATATATGGTTGGCACCTGGGCGCTGAATACGCTATTACCAGCAGGGAAAACTGATATTGTTGCTGGTGTCATGCAGGCTATGCATGCTGCTGCCGATACTCTCCATATGCCATGGCTGATTCCGGTGATGGCTATCTGCATGTTTTTCGGCGCATTGGGCCAGATTAACTCATGGCTGGTTGGCCCTATCTACATGCTTCAGGAAGCTTCTCGTGAGGATAACCTGTTAGGCGATAAAATTGCGCAATTGCATCCGGTCTGGAAAACACCTGCTTTTGCGCTGATGGTTCAGGCGATTATTGTTACGGTATTGTGCTTCTCAACCTTTATCTCGCCAAGCGTTGCGGCGGCCTACTGGATGCTGACTGCGCTGACCACGATCACCTATTTTATCCCTTACCTGGTGATGTTCCCGGCGTTCTGGCGCCTGCGTAAAACACAGCCTGACACACCGCGAAGTTTCAAGATTCCAGGGAAAGTATTACCTGCCGTACTGCCTGCATTAGGTTTTATTTCTATCGCTTTTGCCGTTGTGTTGCTGTTTATTCCACCATCCCAAATCGATATGGGGGGGTATTTCCAGTATGCCGGCAAGATTATTGGCGGGGCATTGCTGGCCATTGTTGTCGCTGAATGGATTTACCATCGCGCTTTGAAACGCAATACACGTCTGGGTATGGTGAAGGGGAAATAA
- a CDS encoding GNAT family N-acetyltransferase, with the protein MTTITTPRLSLTRFVTDDWPFFLRLRQDPQVMRFMGEVLSEEALRSVFVSRCADPGVFVLRDKCSEALGDIGLRISPKNPHEADVGYALLPQAQGKGYAGEALRAVCEYGFTTLGVQAINAWVLGENRGSSRLLEKHGFVRTQVLEKAYHLNGVDYDDWIYRLERESHPAPADAG; encoded by the coding sequence ATGACGACCATCACCACACCACGCCTTTCGCTTACCCGCTTTGTTACCGATGACTGGCCCTTTTTTCTGCGCCTGCGCCAGGATCCGCAGGTGATGCGTTTTATGGGTGAGGTGTTAAGCGAGGAGGCGCTGCGCAGCGTCTTCGTCAGTCGCTGTGCCGATCCCGGGGTGTTTGTTTTGCGCGATAAATGCAGCGAGGCGCTGGGTGATATTGGGCTCCGCATCAGTCCGAAAAATCCACACGAAGCCGACGTCGGCTACGCGTTACTGCCGCAGGCTCAGGGTAAAGGCTACGCCGGCGAAGCGCTGCGGGCGGTCTGCGAGTATGGTTTCACCACCCTGGGGGTGCAGGCCATCAATGCCTGGGTGCTGGGTGAAAACCGTGGCTCATCGCGCCTGCTGGAGAAGCATGGCTTTGTGCGCACCCAGGTGCTGGAGAAAGCCTATCATCTGAACGGCGTCGATTATGATGACTGGATCTATCGGCTGGAGCGTGAATCGCACCCGGCGCCCGCAGACGCCGGGTGA
- a CDS encoding amino acid permease: MSTLQEPPLTEQTGGLRRNLKKRHLLMMSLGGTIGTGLFIGIAEPLYSVGPAGTLLAYLLAGGIMLATMMCLGELSCAFPHSGSFQHYALMFIPHPIWSYTIGWLYWFSWVFSLAADLTAAGFIAHHYFPFIPVHNFCLYILVALTLVNLFSAKSFGECEYWLSAIKVFAIVLFIAAGGVMIYSLSGHTGWHPTLKTSEGWFPHGGWQILVCMTIVIYSFQGVELVGNAAGETESPHSILPKVILGIGIRIILFYGLAIAILALVYPRDRLPDGQSPFVWVFSHAGIPGADTLMTLVIFSAAVSAANSAIYASSRMLWSMAGDHFAPARFSRVSRNGVPVNAILLTTVLALVSMLTRYISAQQLYLYLIASTGQVGCLAWIVIGWCQYRFRRAVDRGEYPRSLLRYRSPFFPWVAVIVIVTNIAIIIGTWFSQSGMLIMLIELLFMTCIIASWFVFRPILK; encoded by the coding sequence ATGAGTACCCTGCAAGAACCCCCTCTGACAGAGCAAACGGGTGGATTGCGCCGTAACTTAAAAAAGCGCCATTTACTGATGATGTCACTAGGCGGAACGATAGGAACGGGTTTATTTATCGGGATTGCCGAGCCCCTGTACAGCGTTGGGCCTGCTGGCACTCTTCTGGCTTATTTATTAGCCGGTGGGATAATGCTGGCGACGATGATGTGTCTTGGCGAATTATCGTGCGCGTTTCCTCACTCGGGCTCATTTCAGCATTATGCATTGATGTTTATTCCTCACCCGATATGGAGCTATACCATTGGGTGGCTGTACTGGTTTAGTTGGGTCTTTTCCCTGGCCGCCGATTTAACCGCTGCAGGTTTTATCGCTCACCATTATTTCCCCTTCATACCCGTCCATAACTTCTGTCTTTATATTCTCGTTGCGTTAACGCTGGTTAATCTTTTTTCAGCGAAGAGTTTTGGTGAGTGTGAATACTGGCTATCGGCTATTAAAGTTTTTGCTATCGTGCTGTTTATTGCGGCGGGCGGTGTCATGATCTATTCGTTATCAGGCCATACCGGCTGGCACCCGACATTAAAAACGTCGGAGGGCTGGTTTCCTCATGGCGGCTGGCAAATTCTGGTTTGCATGACCATCGTTATCTATTCTTTTCAGGGCGTTGAACTGGTCGGAAATGCGGCTGGAGAAACCGAGTCGCCGCATTCTATTCTACCGAAAGTTATCCTCGGAATAGGTATTCGGATTATCTTATTTTATGGCCTGGCGATTGCTATTCTGGCGCTGGTTTATCCACGAGATCGCCTCCCTGACGGGCAAAGCCCTTTTGTCTGGGTCTTTTCCCATGCGGGAATTCCAGGGGCGGATACCCTGATGACGTTGGTGATCTTTTCTGCTGCGGTGTCGGCTGCGAATTCGGCAATTTATGCCAGTTCGCGAATGTTGTGGTCGATGGCTGGCGATCATTTCGCACCGGCTCGTTTCAGCCGGGTAAGCCGCAATGGCGTCCCGGTGAATGCGATTTTGCTGACTACCGTTTTGGCACTGGTATCAATGCTTACCCGTTATATTTCAGCACAGCAGTTATATCTCTATTTGATCGCCAGCACCGGGCAGGTTGGGTGTCTGGCATGGATTGTGATTGGCTGGTGTCAGTACCGTTTCCGGCGCGCGGTGGACCGGGGCGAATATCCACGTAGCCTGCTGCGCTACCGCTCCCCCTTTTTCCCGTGGGTGGCGGTAATAGTGATAGTCACCAATATCGCCATCATCATCGGCACCTGGTTCAGTCAATCCGGGATGTTGATTATGCTGATAGAATTGTTATTTATGACCTGCATTATCGCGTCATGGTTTGTATTCAGGCCCATCCTGAAATAG
- the hisP gene encoding histidine ABC transporter ATP-binding protein HisP, whose translation MSDNKLNVIDLHKRYGEHEVLKGVSLQAKAGDVISIIGSSGSGKSTFLRCINFLEKPSEGTIVVSGQNIGLVRDKDGQLKVADKNQLRLLRTRLTMVFQHFNLWSHMTVLENVMEAPIQVLGLSKQEARDRAVKYLAKVGIDERQQAKYPVHLSGGQQQRVSIARALAMEPEVLLFDEPTSALDPELVGEVLRIMQQLAEEGKTMVVVTHEMGFARHVSSHVIFLHQGKIEEEGHPDALFGAPKSPRLQQFLKGSLK comes from the coding sequence ATGTCCGACAATAAATTAAACGTTATCGATCTGCATAAACGCTATGGGGAACACGAGGTGCTGAAAGGCGTCTCGCTGCAGGCGAAAGCCGGGGACGTTATCAGTATCATCGGTTCATCGGGTTCCGGGAAAAGTACCTTTTTGCGCTGTATTAACTTCCTTGAAAAACCGAGCGAAGGGACGATCGTCGTTAGCGGCCAGAATATTGGTCTGGTGCGGGATAAAGACGGCCAGCTAAAGGTGGCCGATAAGAACCAGCTGCGCCTGCTACGCACCCGGCTGACCATGGTGTTTCAGCACTTCAATCTGTGGAGCCATATGACGGTGCTGGAGAACGTCATGGAGGCGCCGATTCAGGTGCTGGGCTTAAGCAAACAGGAAGCGCGCGATCGCGCGGTAAAATATCTGGCCAAGGTCGGGATAGACGAACGTCAGCAGGCGAAATATCCTGTGCATCTTTCCGGTGGTCAACAGCAGCGAGTCTCTATTGCCCGCGCGCTGGCGATGGAGCCGGAAGTGCTGCTGTTTGATGAGCCGACCTCCGCGCTGGATCCGGAACTGGTGGGCGAAGTGTTACGCATTATGCAGCAGCTGGCGGAAGAGGGGAAAACCATGGTGGTGGTGACCCACGAAATGGGCTTTGCCCGCCACGTCTCTTCACATGTCATTTTTCTGCATCAGGGCAAAATTGAAGAAGAAGGGCATCCGGATGCGCTGTTTGGCGCGCCGAAAAGCCCGCGCCTGCAGCAGTTTCTGAAAGGTTCGCTGAAATAA